A single window of Sebastes umbrosus isolate fSebUmb1 chromosome 16, fSebUmb1.pri, whole genome shotgun sequence DNA harbors:
- the LOC119474387 gene encoding MAPK/MAK/MRK overlapping kinase-like isoform X5 — MHCYKTIKKIGEGTFSEVVKTQSLKDGKYYACKTMKQTINSLEQANNLREVQAMKRLSPHANIIQLHELIFDKETGTVSLICELMEMNIYEFIQGRHTPLPDSTVKNYMYQLCKSLEHMHSCGIFHRDVKPENILIKQNGLKLGDFGSCRSVYSKPPHTEYISTRWYRAPECLLTDGYYGLKMDMWSVGCVFFEIMSLNPLFPGTNELDQVAKIHDVLGTPDESILQKFKQSRAVNFDFPPKKGSGISRLLPHCPAPALSLLYQMLAYDPDERITAETALRHTYFREVRLAEKKVSGTMEELEISGTHNSLDHIWRPARLGKQLRGRHTRQTPLISHNLKHVAEPLIRRNVPHHPTELPKINMVVPGPQISFPVSTMPAFTVTHRGTLPTIASKKCQTRLAKPRDESHRAAFKTYYIPPLDRKHGGY; from the exons ATGCATT GCTACAAAACAATCAAGAAAATCGGGGAGGGCACATTTTCAGAGGTGGTGAAAACTCAGAGCCTGAAAGATGGGAAGTACTACGCTTGTAAAACCATGAAGCAGACAATTAACAG TCTGGAGCAGGCCAACAACCTGCGGGAAGTCCAGGCAATGAAGAGACTGAGCCCACATGCAAATATCATCCAGCTACATGAACTGATTTT CGACAAAGAAACTGGAACTGTGTCTTTGATTTGTGAGCTGATGGAGATGAACATCTATGAGTTCATACAAG GAAGACACACGCCACTGCCTGACAGCACAGTAAAGAACTACATGTACCAGCTTTGCAAGTCACTTGAGCATATGCACAG ctgtgGGATCTTTCACAGAGATGTGAAGCCAGAAAACATACTCATCAAA CAAAATGGTCTGAAGCTTGGCGACTTTGGCTCGTGTCGGAGCGTGTACTCCAAGCCCCCGCATACAGAGTACATCTCCACACGTTGGTACAGAGCTCCAGAGTGCCTCCTCACTGACGGCTACTACGGCTTAAAGATGGACATGTGGAGTGTCGGTTGCGTCTTCTTTGAGATCATGAG TTTGAATCCTCTCTTCCCTGGAACCAATGAGTTGGACCAGGTTGCCAAGATCCATGATGTGTTGGGGACACCAGATGAAAGTATCCTCCAAAAGTTCAAGCA GTCTAGAGCGGTAAATTTCGACTTCCCCCCTAAAAAAGGCAGCGGTATCTCGCGGTTACTCCCTCACTGCCCGGCTCCAGCTCTGTCACTGCTCTACCAGATGCTCGCCTATGATCCCGATGAACGCATCACTGCAGAAACAGCCCTGCGGCACACATACTTTAGGGAAGTCAG acTGGCAGAGAAGAAAGTCTCTGGGACCATGGAAGAACTGGAGATTAGTGGGACGCACAACTCCTTAGACCACATCTGGCGCCCAGCCAGACTTGGCAAACAGCTGAGGGGAAGACACACAAGGCAAACCCCTTTAATAAGC CATAACCTGAAGCACGTAGCAGAGCCCCTCATTCGACGGAACGTCCCTCATCATCCTACAGAGCTGCCCAAGATCAACATGGTCGTACCAGGACCACAGATCTCCTTCCCGGTCTCCACTATGCCTGCATTTACTGTCACCCACCGAGGCACGCTGCCAACCATCGCGTCGAAAAAGTGCCAGACACGGTTGGCCAAG CCCCGGGATGAGTCACACCGCGCAGCTTTCAAGACCTACTATATTCCACCTCTGGATAGAAAACATGGAGGCTACTGA
- the LOC119474387 gene encoding MAPK/MAK/MRK overlapping kinase-like isoform X3 — MHCYKTIKKIGEGTFSEVVKTQSLKDGKYYACKTMKQTINSDEVTIDVCFEILEQANNLREVQAMKRLSPHANIIQLHELIFDKETGTVSLICELMEMNIYEFIQGRHTPLPDSTVKNYMYQLCKSLEHMHSCGIFHRDVKPENILIKQNGLKLGDFGSCRSVYSKPPHTEYISTRWYRAPECLLTDGYYGLKMDMWSVGCVFFEIMSLNPLFPGTNELDQVAKIHDVLGTPDESILQKFKQSRAVNFDFPPKKGSGISRLLPHCPAPALSLLYQMLAYDPDERITAETALRHTYFREVRLAEKKVSGTMEELEISGTHNSLDHIWRPARLGKQLRGRHTRQTPLISHNLKHVAEPLIRRNVPHHPTELPKINMVVPGPQISFPVSTMPAFTVTHRGTLPTIASKKCQTRLAKPRDESHRAAFKTYYIPPLDRKHGGY, encoded by the exons ATGCATT GCTACAAAACAATCAAGAAAATCGGGGAGGGCACATTTTCAGAGGTGGTGAAAACTCAGAGCCTGAAAGATGGGAAGTACTACGCTTGTAAAACCATGAAGCAGACAATTAACAG TGATGAGGTAACAATAGATGTCTGCTTTGAAAT TCTGGAGCAGGCCAACAACCTGCGGGAAGTCCAGGCAATGAAGAGACTGAGCCCACATGCAAATATCATCCAGCTACATGAACTGATTTT CGACAAAGAAACTGGAACTGTGTCTTTGATTTGTGAGCTGATGGAGATGAACATCTATGAGTTCATACAAG GAAGACACACGCCACTGCCTGACAGCACAGTAAAGAACTACATGTACCAGCTTTGCAAGTCACTTGAGCATATGCACAG ctgtgGGATCTTTCACAGAGATGTGAAGCCAGAAAACATACTCATCAAA CAAAATGGTCTGAAGCTTGGCGACTTTGGCTCGTGTCGGAGCGTGTACTCCAAGCCCCCGCATACAGAGTACATCTCCACACGTTGGTACAGAGCTCCAGAGTGCCTCCTCACTGACGGCTACTACGGCTTAAAGATGGACATGTGGAGTGTCGGTTGCGTCTTCTTTGAGATCATGAG TTTGAATCCTCTCTTCCCTGGAACCAATGAGTTGGACCAGGTTGCCAAGATCCATGATGTGTTGGGGACACCAGATGAAAGTATCCTCCAAAAGTTCAAGCA GTCTAGAGCGGTAAATTTCGACTTCCCCCCTAAAAAAGGCAGCGGTATCTCGCGGTTACTCCCTCACTGCCCGGCTCCAGCTCTGTCACTGCTCTACCAGATGCTCGCCTATGATCCCGATGAACGCATCACTGCAGAAACAGCCCTGCGGCACACATACTTTAGGGAAGTCAG acTGGCAGAGAAGAAAGTCTCTGGGACCATGGAAGAACTGGAGATTAGTGGGACGCACAACTCCTTAGACCACATCTGGCGCCCAGCCAGACTTGGCAAACAGCTGAGGGGAAGACACACAAGGCAAACCCCTTTAATAAGC CATAACCTGAAGCACGTAGCAGAGCCCCTCATTCGACGGAACGTCCCTCATCATCCTACAGAGCTGCCCAAGATCAACATGGTCGTACCAGGACCACAGATCTCCTTCCCGGTCTCCACTATGCCTGCATTTACTGTCACCCACCGAGGCACGCTGCCAACCATCGCGTCGAAAAAGTGCCAGACACGGTTGGCCAAG CCCCGGGATGAGTCACACCGCGCAGCTTTCAAGACCTACTATATTCCACCTCTGGATAGAAAACATGGAGGCTACTGA
- the LOC119474387 gene encoding MAPK/MAK/MRK overlapping kinase-like isoform X1 produces the protein MVGSLASKSALMMHYSNWLIGVKNRASLRNACKTPGNVDYWNKRGNNPQRDDDENTSELDVATHLWKKGYKTIKKIGEGTFSEVVKTQSLKDGKYYACKTMKQTINSDEVTIDVCFEILEQANNLREVQAMKRLSPHANIIQLHELIFDKETGTVSLICELMEMNIYEFIQGRHTPLPDSTVKNYMYQLCKSLEHMHSCGIFHRDVKPENILIKQNGLKLGDFGSCRSVYSKPPHTEYISTRWYRAPECLLTDGYYGLKMDMWSVGCVFFEIMSLNPLFPGTNELDQVAKIHDVLGTPDESILQKFKQSRAVNFDFPPKKGSGISRLLPHCPAPALSLLYQMLAYDPDERITAETALRHTYFREVRLAEKKVSGTMEELEISGTHNSLDHIWRPARLGKQLRGRHTRQTPLISHNLKHVAEPLIRRNVPHHPTELPKINMVVPGPQISFPVSTMPAFTVTHRGTLPTIASKKCQTRLAKPRDESHRAAFKTYYIPPLDRKHGGY, from the exons ATGGTAGGCTCTTTAGCATCAAAAAGTGCACTAATGATGCACTACTCAAACTGGCTTATTGGCGTGAAAAACAGGGCAAGCCTCAGAAATGCATGCAAAACACCAGGTAACGTGGATTATTGGAACAAAAGAGGAAACAATCCGCagcgtgatgatgatgagaacACATCCGAGCTGGACGTCGCCACACACCTCTGGAAAAAAG GCTACAAAACAATCAAGAAAATCGGGGAGGGCACATTTTCAGAGGTGGTGAAAACTCAGAGCCTGAAAGATGGGAAGTACTACGCTTGTAAAACCATGAAGCAGACAATTAACAG TGATGAGGTAACAATAGATGTCTGCTTTGAAAT TCTGGAGCAGGCCAACAACCTGCGGGAAGTCCAGGCAATGAAGAGACTGAGCCCACATGCAAATATCATCCAGCTACATGAACTGATTTT CGACAAAGAAACTGGAACTGTGTCTTTGATTTGTGAGCTGATGGAGATGAACATCTATGAGTTCATACAAG GAAGACACACGCCACTGCCTGACAGCACAGTAAAGAACTACATGTACCAGCTTTGCAAGTCACTTGAGCATATGCACAG ctgtgGGATCTTTCACAGAGATGTGAAGCCAGAAAACATACTCATCAAA CAAAATGGTCTGAAGCTTGGCGACTTTGGCTCGTGTCGGAGCGTGTACTCCAAGCCCCCGCATACAGAGTACATCTCCACACGTTGGTACAGAGCTCCAGAGTGCCTCCTCACTGACGGCTACTACGGCTTAAAGATGGACATGTGGAGTGTCGGTTGCGTCTTCTTTGAGATCATGAG TTTGAATCCTCTCTTCCCTGGAACCAATGAGTTGGACCAGGTTGCCAAGATCCATGATGTGTTGGGGACACCAGATGAAAGTATCCTCCAAAAGTTCAAGCA GTCTAGAGCGGTAAATTTCGACTTCCCCCCTAAAAAAGGCAGCGGTATCTCGCGGTTACTCCCTCACTGCCCGGCTCCAGCTCTGTCACTGCTCTACCAGATGCTCGCCTATGATCCCGATGAACGCATCACTGCAGAAACAGCCCTGCGGCACACATACTTTAGGGAAGTCAG acTGGCAGAGAAGAAAGTCTCTGGGACCATGGAAGAACTGGAGATTAGTGGGACGCACAACTCCTTAGACCACATCTGGCGCCCAGCCAGACTTGGCAAACAGCTGAGGGGAAGACACACAAGGCAAACCCCTTTAATAAGC CATAACCTGAAGCACGTAGCAGAGCCCCTCATTCGACGGAACGTCCCTCATCATCCTACAGAGCTGCCCAAGATCAACATGGTCGTACCAGGACCACAGATCTCCTTCCCGGTCTCCACTATGCCTGCATTTACTGTCACCCACCGAGGCACGCTGCCAACCATCGCGTCGAAAAAGTGCCAGACACGGTTGGCCAAG CCCCGGGATGAGTCACACCGCGCAGCTTTCAAGACCTACTATATTCCACCTCTGGATAGAAAACATGGAGGCTACTGA
- the LOC119474387 gene encoding MAPK/MAK/MRK overlapping kinase-like isoform X4 produces the protein MVGSLASKSALMMHYSNWLIGVKNRASLRNACKTPGNVDYWNKRGNNPQRDDDENTSELDVATHLWKKGYKTIKKIGEGTFSEVVKTQSLKDGKYYACKTMKQTINSDEVTIDVCFEILEQANNLREVQAMKRLSPHANIIQLHELIFDKETGTVSLICELMEMNIYEFIQGRHTPLPDSTVKNYMYQLCKSLEHMHSLNPLFPGTNELDQVAKIHDVLGTPDESILQKFKQSRAVNFDFPPKKGSGISRLLPHCPAPALSLLYQMLAYDPDERITAETALRHTYFREVRLAEKKVSGTMEELEISGTHNSLDHIWRPARLGKQLRGRHTRQTPLISHNLKHVAEPLIRRNVPHHPTELPKINMVVPGPQISFPVSTMPAFTVTHRGTLPTIASKKCQTRLAKPRDESHRAAFKTYYIPPLDRKHGGY, from the exons ATGGTAGGCTCTTTAGCATCAAAAAGTGCACTAATGATGCACTACTCAAACTGGCTTATTGGCGTGAAAAACAGGGCAAGCCTCAGAAATGCATGCAAAACACCAGGTAACGTGGATTATTGGAACAAAAGAGGAAACAATCCGCagcgtgatgatgatgagaacACATCCGAGCTGGACGTCGCCACACACCTCTGGAAAAAAG GCTACAAAACAATCAAGAAAATCGGGGAGGGCACATTTTCAGAGGTGGTGAAAACTCAGAGCCTGAAAGATGGGAAGTACTACGCTTGTAAAACCATGAAGCAGACAATTAACAG TGATGAGGTAACAATAGATGTCTGCTTTGAAAT TCTGGAGCAGGCCAACAACCTGCGGGAAGTCCAGGCAATGAAGAGACTGAGCCCACATGCAAATATCATCCAGCTACATGAACTGATTTT CGACAAAGAAACTGGAACTGTGTCTTTGATTTGTGAGCTGATGGAGATGAACATCTATGAGTTCATACAAG GAAGACACACGCCACTGCCTGACAGCACAGTAAAGAACTACATGTACCAGCTTTGCAAGTCACTTGAGCATATGCACAG TTTGAATCCTCTCTTCCCTGGAACCAATGAGTTGGACCAGGTTGCCAAGATCCATGATGTGTTGGGGACACCAGATGAAAGTATCCTCCAAAAGTTCAAGCA GTCTAGAGCGGTAAATTTCGACTTCCCCCCTAAAAAAGGCAGCGGTATCTCGCGGTTACTCCCTCACTGCCCGGCTCCAGCTCTGTCACTGCTCTACCAGATGCTCGCCTATGATCCCGATGAACGCATCACTGCAGAAACAGCCCTGCGGCACACATACTTTAGGGAAGTCAG acTGGCAGAGAAGAAAGTCTCTGGGACCATGGAAGAACTGGAGATTAGTGGGACGCACAACTCCTTAGACCACATCTGGCGCCCAGCCAGACTTGGCAAACAGCTGAGGGGAAGACACACAAGGCAAACCCCTTTAATAAGC CATAACCTGAAGCACGTAGCAGAGCCCCTCATTCGACGGAACGTCCCTCATCATCCTACAGAGCTGCCCAAGATCAACATGGTCGTACCAGGACCACAGATCTCCTTCCCGGTCTCCACTATGCCTGCATTTACTGTCACCCACCGAGGCACGCTGCCAACCATCGCGTCGAAAAAGTGCCAGACACGGTTGGCCAAG CCCCGGGATGAGTCACACCGCGCAGCTTTCAAGACCTACTATATTCCACCTCTGGATAGAAAACATGGAGGCTACTGA
- the LOC119474387 gene encoding MAPK/MAK/MRK overlapping kinase-like isoform X2 — protein MVGSLASKSALMMHYSNWLIGVKNRASLRNACKTPGNVDYWNKRGNNPQRDDDENTSELDVATHLWKKGYKTIKKIGEGTFSEVVKTQSLKDGKYYACKTMKQTINSLEQANNLREVQAMKRLSPHANIIQLHELIFDKETGTVSLICELMEMNIYEFIQGRHTPLPDSTVKNYMYQLCKSLEHMHSCGIFHRDVKPENILIKQNGLKLGDFGSCRSVYSKPPHTEYISTRWYRAPECLLTDGYYGLKMDMWSVGCVFFEIMSLNPLFPGTNELDQVAKIHDVLGTPDESILQKFKQSRAVNFDFPPKKGSGISRLLPHCPAPALSLLYQMLAYDPDERITAETALRHTYFREVRLAEKKVSGTMEELEISGTHNSLDHIWRPARLGKQLRGRHTRQTPLISHNLKHVAEPLIRRNVPHHPTELPKINMVVPGPQISFPVSTMPAFTVTHRGTLPTIASKKCQTRLAKPRDESHRAAFKTYYIPPLDRKHGGY, from the exons ATGGTAGGCTCTTTAGCATCAAAAAGTGCACTAATGATGCACTACTCAAACTGGCTTATTGGCGTGAAAAACAGGGCAAGCCTCAGAAATGCATGCAAAACACCAGGTAACGTGGATTATTGGAACAAAAGAGGAAACAATCCGCagcgtgatgatgatgagaacACATCCGAGCTGGACGTCGCCACACACCTCTGGAAAAAAG GCTACAAAACAATCAAGAAAATCGGGGAGGGCACATTTTCAGAGGTGGTGAAAACTCAGAGCCTGAAAGATGGGAAGTACTACGCTTGTAAAACCATGAAGCAGACAATTAACAG TCTGGAGCAGGCCAACAACCTGCGGGAAGTCCAGGCAATGAAGAGACTGAGCCCACATGCAAATATCATCCAGCTACATGAACTGATTTT CGACAAAGAAACTGGAACTGTGTCTTTGATTTGTGAGCTGATGGAGATGAACATCTATGAGTTCATACAAG GAAGACACACGCCACTGCCTGACAGCACAGTAAAGAACTACATGTACCAGCTTTGCAAGTCACTTGAGCATATGCACAG ctgtgGGATCTTTCACAGAGATGTGAAGCCAGAAAACATACTCATCAAA CAAAATGGTCTGAAGCTTGGCGACTTTGGCTCGTGTCGGAGCGTGTACTCCAAGCCCCCGCATACAGAGTACATCTCCACACGTTGGTACAGAGCTCCAGAGTGCCTCCTCACTGACGGCTACTACGGCTTAAAGATGGACATGTGGAGTGTCGGTTGCGTCTTCTTTGAGATCATGAG TTTGAATCCTCTCTTCCCTGGAACCAATGAGTTGGACCAGGTTGCCAAGATCCATGATGTGTTGGGGACACCAGATGAAAGTATCCTCCAAAAGTTCAAGCA GTCTAGAGCGGTAAATTTCGACTTCCCCCCTAAAAAAGGCAGCGGTATCTCGCGGTTACTCCCTCACTGCCCGGCTCCAGCTCTGTCACTGCTCTACCAGATGCTCGCCTATGATCCCGATGAACGCATCACTGCAGAAACAGCCCTGCGGCACACATACTTTAGGGAAGTCAG acTGGCAGAGAAGAAAGTCTCTGGGACCATGGAAGAACTGGAGATTAGTGGGACGCACAACTCCTTAGACCACATCTGGCGCCCAGCCAGACTTGGCAAACAGCTGAGGGGAAGACACACAAGGCAAACCCCTTTAATAAGC CATAACCTGAAGCACGTAGCAGAGCCCCTCATTCGACGGAACGTCCCTCATCATCCTACAGAGCTGCCCAAGATCAACATGGTCGTACCAGGACCACAGATCTCCTTCCCGGTCTCCACTATGCCTGCATTTACTGTCACCCACCGAGGCACGCTGCCAACCATCGCGTCGAAAAAGTGCCAGACACGGTTGGCCAAG CCCCGGGATGAGTCACACCGCGCAGCTTTCAAGACCTACTATATTCCACCTCTGGATAGAAAACATGGAGGCTACTGA